In the Colletotrichum lupini chromosome 1, complete sequence genome, one interval contains:
- a CDS encoding Ras family protein: MANDEYDFLFKVVLIGDSGVGKSNLLSRFTRNEFNLDSKSTIGVEFATRSIQVDSKTIKAQIWDTAGQERYRAITSAYYRGAVGALLVYDISKHQTYENVTRWLKELRDHADANIVIMLVGNKSDLRHLRAVPTEEAKAFASENHLSFIETSALDASNVELAFQNILTEIYRIVSSKALDSGDGPQASIGAGAGISLSTPADNSAEKSGKCC; this comes from the exons ATGGCCAACGACGAATATGAC TTCCTCTTCAAAG TGGTGTTGATCGGAGACTCGGGCGTCGGAAAGTCCAACCTTCTCAGTCGATTCACCCGCAATGAGTTCAACCTGGACTCCAAGTCGACAATTGGTGTCGAGTTCGCCACTAGATCCATTCAAGTCGACTCCAAGACGATCAAGGCACAGATTTGGGATACCGCCGGCCAGGAACGCTACCGTGCCATCACTTCGGCCTACTACAGAGGAGCTGTCGGTGCCCTCCTCGTCTACGACATCAGCAAACACCAGACATACGAGAACGTCACCCGGTGGTTGAAGGAACTGCGAGACCATGCCGATGCCAACATCGTCATCATGCTTGTCGGAAACAAGAGCGATTTGCGCCACCTGCGAGCAGTGCCTACAGAGGAGGCAAAGGCTTTCGCCA GCGAGAACCACCTCTCATTCATTGAGACGTCTGCCCTCGATGCCAGCAACGTCGAGCTTGCATTCCAGAACATCTTGACCG AGATCTACCGCATCGTATCCAGCAAGGCCCTCGACTCGGGCGACGGACCCCAAGCCTCGATCGGAGCCGGCGCCGGCATTTCGCTCAGCACACCTGCGGACAACAGTGCAGAGAAGAGCGGCAAGTGCTGTTAA